Proteins from a genomic interval of Pseudomonas asplenii:
- a CDS encoding efflux RND transporter permease subunit — protein MPHFFIDRPIFAWVVALFILLAGMLALPQLPVAQYPDVAPPKVEILATYPGASAQTLNESVVSLIEQELNGADHLLYFESQSSLGTATITATFQPGTNPEMAQVDVQNRLKAVQSRLPAAVTQQGLQVEKVSSGFLLLATLTSHDGKYDDTALSDYLARNVMNEIKRLDGVGKAQLYGAERALRIWIDPQKLVGFNLTAADVSAAVAAQNVQVAAGSIGDLPGPSTQEITSAVLVKGQLSTPQEFADIVLRANPDGSSVRIGDVARVEVGSQEYQFSTRLNGKPSTAFSVQLSPGANALKTATLVRAKMDELARYFPAGVEYKIPYDTSPFVKVSITKVVYTLLEAMLLVFAVMFLFLQNIRYTLIPALVVPVALMGTFASMLALGFSINVLTMFGMVLAIGILVDDAIVVVENVERIMVNEGLPPKEATRKAMGQISGAIIGITLVLVAVFIPMAFMPGSVGVIYQQFSLSMATSILFSAFLALTLTPALCATLLKPIAQGEHHAKGGFFGWFNRRFEQMSEGYQNWVVSALKRSGRYMLLFGLLVALLGLLFSRLPASFLPVEDQGYTITDIQLPPGASKNRTVKVVEQIEAHNTTEAGVGDTTMILGFSFSGSGQNAALAFTTLKDWSQRSADDSAAAIAERANIAFSELKDAVAYAILPPPVDGLGTSSGFEFRLQDRGGVGHQALMQARTELLAAAQKSKVLANVRESALAEAPQVQLEVDRKQANALGVSFADIGNILSTAVGSAYVNDFPNQGRMQRVVIQAEGDQRAQVEDLLRIHVRNSNGKMVPLSAFVQARWTQGPTQLTRYNGYPAIAISGESAPGYSTGQAMEEMERLVTQLPQGLGLEWTGLSLQERLSGSQAPLLLGLSLLVVFLCLAALYESWSIPTSVLLVVPLGVLGAVLAVTLRGMPNDVFFKVGLITIIGLSAKNAILIIEFAKSLYDEGHDLLEATVQAARLRLRPIIMTSLAFILGVVPLAIATGASSASQQAIGTGVIGGMISATLAVVFVPVFFVVVMKRVRRKAR, from the coding sequence ATGCCGCACTTCTTTATCGACCGGCCGATCTTCGCCTGGGTGGTCGCCCTGTTCATCCTGCTGGCCGGTATGCTTGCCCTCCCGCAGTTACCCGTGGCGCAATACCCCGATGTCGCACCGCCGAAGGTGGAAATTCTCGCGACCTACCCCGGAGCCTCGGCCCAGACCCTGAACGAAAGCGTGGTCAGCCTGATCGAGCAGGAGCTCAACGGCGCCGACCACCTGCTGTATTTCGAGTCCCAGAGCAGCCTGGGGACCGCTACCATCACCGCGACCTTCCAGCCCGGGACCAACCCGGAAATGGCCCAGGTCGATGTACAGAACCGTCTCAAGGCGGTCCAGTCACGCCTGCCCGCCGCAGTGACCCAGCAGGGTCTGCAGGTGGAAAAGGTTTCCTCCGGTTTCCTGCTGCTGGCAACCCTCACCTCCCATGACGGCAAGTACGACGACACCGCGCTCAGCGACTACCTTGCGCGCAACGTGATGAACGAAATCAAGCGTCTCGACGGGGTCGGCAAGGCCCAGTTGTATGGTGCCGAACGGGCCCTGCGCATCTGGATCGATCCGCAGAAGCTGGTGGGTTTCAACCTCACCGCAGCCGATGTCAGCGCTGCGGTTGCCGCGCAGAACGTCCAGGTCGCGGCCGGCAGCATCGGCGACCTGCCAGGCCCCTCGACTCAGGAAATCACCTCGGCGGTGCTGGTCAAGGGCCAACTGTCGACGCCTCAAGAGTTCGCCGATATCGTCCTGCGGGCCAACCCGGACGGTTCCAGCGTGCGTATCGGCGATGTCGCCCGGGTCGAGGTCGGCAGCCAGGAGTATCAGTTCTCGACACGCCTGAACGGCAAGCCGTCGACCGCCTTCAGCGTACAACTGTCGCCCGGCGCCAACGCCCTGAAGACCGCGACCCTGGTGCGGGCGAAGATGGACGAACTGGCGCGCTACTTCCCCGCCGGCGTGGAATACAAGATCCCCTACGACACTTCACCGTTCGTCAAGGTGTCGATCACCAAGGTGGTCTACACCCTGCTTGAGGCGATGCTGCTGGTATTCGCGGTGATGTTCCTGTTCCTGCAGAACATCCGTTACACGCTGATCCCGGCGCTGGTGGTGCCGGTAGCCCTGATGGGGACCTTTGCCAGCATGCTGGCCCTGGGCTTCTCGATCAACGTGCTGACCATGTTCGGCATGGTCCTGGCCATCGGTATCCTGGTGGACGACGCCATCGTGGTGGTGGAAAACGTCGAGCGGATCATGGTCAACGAGGGTCTGCCGCCCAAGGAAGCGACCCGCAAAGCCATGGGCCAGATCAGCGGCGCGATCATCGGCATCACCCTGGTGCTGGTCGCGGTGTTCATTCCAATGGCCTTCATGCCAGGCTCAGTGGGGGTGATCTACCAGCAGTTCTCGTTGTCCATGGCGACGTCGATCCTGTTCTCGGCATTCCTCGCCCTGACCCTGACCCCGGCGCTGTGCGCCACCCTGCTCAAACCGATCGCCCAGGGCGAGCACCATGCCAAGGGTGGGTTCTTCGGCTGGTTCAACCGGCGTTTCGAGCAAATGAGCGAGGGCTACCAGAACTGGGTGGTCAGTGCCCTCAAGCGCAGCGGCCGTTACATGCTGCTGTTCGGCCTGCTGGTGGCACTGCTCGGGCTGCTGTTCAGTCGGCTGCCGGCTTCGTTCCTACCGGTGGAGGACCAGGGCTACACCATCACCGACATCCAGTTGCCACCCGGCGCGAGCAAGAACCGCACAGTCAAGGTGGTCGAGCAGATCGAAGCCCACAACACCACCGAGGCCGGCGTCGGCGACACCACCATGATCCTCGGCTTCAGTTTCTCCGGCAGCGGCCAGAACGCCGCCCTGGCCTTCACCACCCTCAAGGACTGGTCGCAGCGCAGCGCCGATGACTCGGCGGCGGCGATTGCCGAGCGGGCGAACATCGCCTTCAGCGAACTCAAGGATGCAGTGGCCTACGCCATTCTGCCGCCGCCGGTGGATGGCCTCGGCACGTCCAGCGGCTTCGAGTTCCGCCTGCAGGACCGTGGTGGCGTCGGCCATCAGGCGCTGATGCAGGCGCGTACCGAACTGCTGGCAGCGGCGCAGAAGAGCAAGGTGCTGGCCAACGTCCGCGAAAGCGCCCTGGCCGAAGCCCCCCAGGTGCAACTGGAGGTCGACCGCAAGCAGGCCAACGCCCTGGGCGTGTCGTTCGCCGACATCGGCAACATTCTCTCCACCGCCGTCGGCTCGGCCTATGTCAACGACTTCCCGAACCAGGGCCGCATGCAGCGGGTGGTGATCCAGGCCGAAGGCGACCAGCGTGCCCAGGTCGAAGACCTGCTGAGGATCCACGTGCGCAACAGCAACGGCAAGATGGTGCCACTGTCGGCCTTCGTCCAGGCCCGCTGGACCCAGGGCCCGACGCAGTTGACCCGCTACAACGGCTACCCGGCGATTGCCATCTCCGGCGAGTCGGCCCCCGGCTACAGCACCGGCCAGGCCATGGAGGAGATGGAGCGGCTGGTCACACAGCTGCCGCAGGGCCTGGGGCTGGAATGGACCGGGCTATCGTTGCAGGAACGCCTGTCCGGCTCCCAGGCACCGCTGCTGCTCGGGTTGTCGCTGCTGGTGGTGTTCCTGTGCCTGGCGGCGTTGTACGAGAGCTGGTCGATCCCGACTTCGGTACTGCTGGTGGTACCGCTGGGGGTGCTCGGTGCGGTACTCGCCGTGACCCTGCGCGGGATGCCCAATGATGTGTTCTTCAAGGTCGGGCTGATCACCATCATCGGTCTTTCGGCGAAGAACGCGATCCTGATCATCGAGTTCGCCAAGAGCCTTTACGACGAAGGGCATGATCTGCTGGAGGCCACGGTGCAGGCCGCACGGTTGCGGTTGCGGCCGATCATCATGACTTCGCTGGCGTTCATTCTCGGCGTGGTGCCGTTGGCGATCGCCACCGGGGCCAGCTCGGCGAGCCAGCAGGCGATCGGTACCGGGGTGATCGGCGGGATGATCAGCGCGACGTTGGCGGTGGTGTTCGTACCGGTGTTTTTCGTGGTGGTGATGAAGCGGGTGCGGCGCAAGGCCCGGTGA
- the gspF gene encoding type II secretion system inner membrane protein GspF — MDRYRFEAADASGKIESGHLEADSQGAAFALLRGRGLTALSVQPENNAAHDTGGGLFSARMSDNDLAWATRQLASLLGASLPLEAALSATVEQAERKHIAQALSAVRADVRSGMRLAEALARRPRDFPEIYRALIAAGEESGDLAQVMERLADYIEERNNLRGKILTAFIYPGVVGLVSIGIVIFLLSYVVPQVVSAFSQARQDLPGLTLVMLNASDFIRTWGGLCAAVMAGAFWGWRLYLRKPAARLCWHSRILRLPMVGRFVLGLNTARFASTLAILGSAGVPLLRALEAARQTLSNDRLSLSVSEATARVREGVNLAAALKVEKVFPPLLIHLIASGEKTGALPPMLERAAQTLSLDIERRAMGMTALLEPLMIVVMGAVVLVIVMAVLLPIIEINQLVQ; from the coding sequence ATGGATCGCTATCGCTTCGAAGCCGCCGATGCCAGCGGCAAGATCGAGTCCGGCCACCTGGAGGCCGACAGCCAGGGTGCGGCGTTCGCCCTGTTGCGTGGGCGCGGTCTGACGGCGCTATCGGTGCAACCGGAAAACAACGCCGCCCACGATACTGGCGGCGGGCTGTTCAGCGCCCGGATGTCGGACAACGACCTGGCCTGGGCCACACGGCAATTGGCGAGCCTGCTCGGTGCCAGCCTGCCGCTGGAGGCGGCGCTGAGTGCGACGGTCGAACAGGCCGAGCGCAAGCACATCGCCCAGGCTCTGAGTGCGGTGCGCGCCGACGTCCGTAGCGGCATGCGACTGGCCGAGGCGCTGGCCAGGCGACCACGGGATTTTCCCGAGATCTACCGGGCGTTGATCGCTGCGGGCGAGGAGTCGGGCGACCTGGCCCAGGTCATGGAGCGGCTGGCCGACTACATCGAGGAGCGCAACAACCTGCGGGGCAAGATTCTGACCGCGTTCATCTACCCCGGCGTCGTCGGGCTGGTCTCGATCGGCATCGTGATTTTCCTGCTCAGCTACGTGGTGCCGCAGGTGGTCAGCGCGTTTTCCCAGGCGCGCCAGGACCTGCCGGGGCTGACCCTGGTGATGCTCAATGCCAGTGATTTCATTCGCACCTGGGGCGGGTTATGTGCTGCGGTCATGGCAGGGGCTTTCTGGGGTTGGCGGCTGTACCTGCGCAAGCCCGCGGCACGGCTCTGTTGGCACAGTCGGATACTGCGTCTGCCGATGGTCGGGCGCTTCGTACTGGGGCTGAACACCGCGCGGTTCGCCTCGACCCTGGCGATCCTCGGCAGTGCCGGTGTGCCGTTGTTGCGGGCGCTGGAGGCAGCGCGCCAGACGCTGTCCAATGACCGCTTGAGCCTGAGCGTCAGTGAGGCCACGGCACGTGTGAGGGAAGGGGTTAACCTGGCGGCGGCGCTGAAGGTGGAGAAGGTATTTCCGCCGTTGCTGATTCACCTGATTGCCAGCGGTGAGAAAACCGGCGCCTTGCCGCCGATGCTGGAGCGGGCGGCGCAGACCTTGTCGCTGGATATCGAGCGGCGGGCGATGGGCATGACGGCGTTGCTGGAGCCGTTGATGATCGTGGTGATGGGCGCGGTGGTGCTGGTGATCGTGATGGCGGTGTTGTTGCCGATCATCGAGATCAACCAGCTCGTTCAGTAG
- the gspE gene encoding type II secretion system ATPase GspE — protein MSALPYAWAKAQRVVLADGVLTACPSTPGWAISEVRRQFGPARLERVRDEELDSLLTSAYADTGSAAAVVGAAENEVDLDRLMQDMPEVTDLLDTQDGAPVIRMINALLTQAARDEASDIHIEPFETHSVVRYRVDGTLRDVVSPRKALHGALVSRIKIMAQLDIAEKRLPQDGRIALRVAGRPIDIRVSTVPTGHGERVVMRLLDKQAGRLQLETLGMDSDVLARLDHLIRQPHGIVLVTGPTGSGKTTSLYAALARLDASTSNILTVEDPVEYDLPGISQIQVNTKIDMSFALALRAILRQDPDIIMIGEIRDLETAQIAVQASLTGHLVLATLHTNDAVSAVNRLVDMGVEPFLLASSMLGVLAQRLVRRLCTHCRQPDPATPGTWRPVGCSACNHTGYSGRTGIHELFCIDDDIRTLIHQGAGEQALRQAARAAGMLSMREDGERWVRSGATAPEEILRVTRDA, from the coding sequence ATGAGTGCGCTGCCCTACGCCTGGGCCAAGGCGCAACGGGTGGTACTGGCCGATGGCGTGCTCACCGCCTGCCCCTCGACCCCCGGCTGGGCCATCAGCGAGGTACGCCGTCAGTTCGGCCCGGCACGCCTTGAGCGGGTGCGCGACGAAGAGCTGGACAGCCTGCTCACCAGCGCCTATGCCGATACCGGCAGCGCCGCCGCGGTGGTCGGCGCGGCGGAAAACGAGGTGGATCTCGACCGTCTGATGCAGGACATGCCGGAAGTCACCGACCTGCTCGATACCCAGGACGGCGCCCCGGTGATCCGCATGATCAACGCCTTGCTGACCCAGGCCGCGCGCGATGAGGCCAGCGATATCCATATCGAGCCGTTCGAGACCCATTCGGTGGTGCGCTACCGCGTCGATGGCACCCTGCGCGACGTGGTTTCACCGCGCAAGGCGCTGCATGGCGCACTGGTCTCACGGATCAAGATCATGGCGCAACTGGACATCGCCGAGAAACGCCTGCCCCAGGACGGCCGTATCGCCCTGCGGGTGGCTGGTCGGCCGATCGATATCCGCGTCTCCACCGTGCCCACCGGCCACGGCGAACGGGTGGTGATGCGCCTGCTGGACAAACAGGCCGGGCGCCTGCAACTGGAAACCCTGGGCATGGACTCCGACGTGCTGGCCCGGCTCGATCACCTGATCCGCCAGCCCCACGGCATCGTGCTGGTCACCGGGCCCACCGGCAGCGGCAAGACCACCAGCCTCTACGCCGCCCTGGCGCGGCTCGACGCCAGCACCAGCAACATCCTCACCGTCGAGGACCCGGTGGAATACGATCTGCCGGGAATCAGCCAGATCCAGGTCAACACCAAGATCGACATGAGTTTCGCCCTGGCCCTGCGGGCGATCCTGCGCCAGGACCCGGACATCATCATGATCGGCGAGATCCGTGACCTGGAAACCGCGCAGATCGCCGTACAGGCCTCGCTGACCGGCCACCTGGTGCTGGCGACCCTGCACACCAACGACGCTGTGTCGGCGGTCAACCGCCTGGTCGACATGGGCGTGGAACCGTTCCTGCTGGCCTCGTCGATGCTCGGCGTACTGGCCCAGCGGCTGGTCCGGCGGCTGTGCACACACTGTCGCCAACCTGATCCGGCGACGCCGGGCACCTGGCGCCCGGTCGGTTGCAGTGCCTGCAACCACACCGGCTACAGTGGTCGCACCGGCATTCACGAACTGTTCTGCATCGACGACGATATTCGCACGCTGATCCACCAGGGCGCCGGCGAACAGGCCCTGCGCCAGGCGGCACGGGCGGCCGGCATGCTGAGCATGCGCGAAGACGGTGAACGCTGGGTGCGCAGCGGAGCCACGGCACCGGAAGAGATCCTGCGGGTGACGAGGGACGCCTGA
- the gspD gene encoding type II secretion system secretin GspD, with translation MKWSGSLYGLRCRQAAAPWLLLALTACSSGNAPQAPALVESELGRPLGSTIKSGDVLADRQRAQAQVEQQRRVVRPVSGPVRTGAASGRNAAPSQPLGDQPVQLNFVDADIQAVVRALSRSTGRQFLVDPRVKGNLTLVSEGEVPAYRAYDMLLAALRMQGFSVVDVDGVAQVVPEADAKLLGGPVYSTDKPADNGMLTRTFRLQYENAVNLIPVLRPIVSPNNPINAYPGNNTVVITDYAQNLQRVASLIASIDTPSAIDTDVVSIQNGIASDIASMVSELLENQGSDPTQKISVLGDPRSNSVIIRASSPERTQLARELIYKLDNAQSNPSNLHVVYLRNAQASKLAQALRGLLTGESDSSEGQGDPTRAMLSGGGTNSSQNNQNGSQTSGTPQTGNSTSGSNSLYSQTARNGAGQAAGTGQGGEQNLAFSAGGVTIQADATTNTLLISAPEPLYRSLREVIDQLDQRRAQVVIESLIVEVSEDEANEFGVQWQSGNLGGSGVFAGTNLGGTGIVTTAKNSIDALPQGLNIGVVRGAVTIPGVGQVMDLKVLARALKSKGGSNVLSTPNLLTLDNEVASIFVGQTIPFVSGSYVTNGSSSSSNPFQTIQREEVGLKLNVRPQISEGGTVKLDVYQEVSSVDDRATATAAGTVTKKRAIDTSILLDDGQIMVMGGLLQDGYSQSNDGVPFLSSIPGIGALFRHERRDSNKTNLMVFLRPYIIRDGAAGRAITLNRYDFIRRAQGSLTPERNWALPDMQAPQLPAASEAIPGSRPVPQTPRAPIRAVPVSLNEPQRP, from the coding sequence ATGAAGTGGTCAGGTTCTTTGTATGGCTTGCGTTGCCGCCAGGCCGCCGCACCGTGGTTGCTGCTGGCATTGACCGCGTGCAGCAGCGGTAATGCGCCCCAGGCGCCTGCGCTGGTGGAAAGCGAGCTGGGGCGTCCGCTGGGGTCGACCATCAAGAGCGGCGACGTCCTGGCGGATCGGCAACGGGCCCAGGCCCAGGTCGAGCAGCAGCGGCGCGTGGTGCGCCCGGTGAGTGGCCCGGTGCGCACTGGTGCGGCGTCGGGCAGGAATGCCGCACCGAGTCAGCCGCTGGGCGATCAGCCGGTGCAGTTGAACTTCGTCGATGCCGATATCCAGGCGGTGGTTCGCGCCTTGTCGCGTTCCACCGGTCGACAGTTTCTGGTCGATCCTCGGGTCAAGGGCAACCTGACCCTGGTCTCCGAAGGCGAAGTGCCGGCCTATCGGGCCTACGACATGCTGCTGGCGGCGCTGCGCATGCAGGGCTTCAGCGTGGTCGATGTCGACGGGGTCGCCCAGGTGGTGCCGGAAGCCGATGCCAAGCTGCTTGGTGGGCCGGTCTACAGTACAGACAAACCGGCGGACAACGGCATGCTGACGCGGACCTTTCGCCTGCAATACGAAAACGCGGTCAACCTGATTCCGGTGCTGCGGCCGATCGTTTCGCCGAACAACCCGATCAATGCCTATCCGGGCAACAACACGGTGGTCATCACCGACTACGCGCAGAACCTGCAACGGGTGGCCAGCCTGATCGCCAGCATCGACACGCCGAGTGCCATCGATACCGATGTGGTGAGCATCCAGAACGGTATCGCCAGCGATATCGCGAGCATGGTTTCGGAGCTGCTGGAGAATCAGGGCAGCGACCCGACGCAGAAAATCAGCGTACTGGGCGATCCGCGTTCCAACTCGGTGATCATTCGCGCCAGCAGTCCGGAGCGTACGCAACTGGCCCGGGAACTGATCTACAAGCTGGATAACGCCCAGAGCAATCCGAGCAACCTGCACGTGGTCTACCTGCGCAACGCCCAGGCCAGCAAACTGGCCCAGGCCCTGCGCGGCCTGCTCACCGGCGAAAGTGACAGCAGCGAAGGGCAGGGTGATCCGACCCGGGCGATGCTCAGTGGTGGCGGCACCAACAGCAGCCAGAACAATCAGAACGGCAGCCAGACCAGCGGCACCCCCCAGACTGGCAACAGCACCAGTGGCAGCAATTCGCTCTACAGCCAGACCGCCCGCAACGGTGCCGGCCAGGCCGCCGGTACGGGGCAGGGCGGTGAACAGAACCTGGCGTTTTCCGCTGGCGGGGTGACTATCCAGGCCGACGCCACCACCAACACCCTGCTGATCTCCGCACCGGAGCCGCTGTACCGCAGCCTGCGCGAAGTCATCGACCAACTCGACCAACGCCGTGCACAGGTGGTGATCGAGAGCCTGATCGTCGAGGTCAGCGAGGACGAGGCCAACGAGTTCGGCGTGCAGTGGCAGAGCGGCAACCTCGGCGGCAGCGGGGTGTTCGCCGGCACCAACCTGGGCGGTACCGGCATTGTCACCACCGCCAAAAACAGCATCGATGCCTTGCCCCAGGGCCTGAACATCGGTGTGGTGCGCGGAGCGGTGACTATTCCCGGGGTGGGCCAGGTGATGGACCTCAAGGTGTTGGCCCGGGCGTTGAAGAGCAAGGGCGGCTCCAACGTGTTGTCGACGCCGAACCTGCTGACTCTGGACAACGAAGTGGCGAGCATCTTTGTCGGCCAGACCATTCCCTTCGTCAGCGGCAGCTACGTGACCAACGGCAGCAGTTCGAGCAGCAACCCGTTCCAGACCATCCAGCGCGAGGAGGTCGGGCTCAAGCTCAACGTTCGGCCGCAGATTTCCGAAGGCGGTACGGTGAAGCTGGACGTGTACCAGGAAGTCAGCAGCGTCGACGATCGCGCCACCGCGACGGCGGCCGGTACGGTGACCAAGAAACGCGCGATCGACACCAGCATCCTGCTCGACGACGGGCAGATCATGGTCATGGGCGGCCTGCTGCAGGACGGCTACAGCCAGAGCAACGACGGTGTGCCGTTCCTGTCGAGCATTCCCGGAATCGGTGCGCTGTTCCGCCATGAGCGACGCGACAGCAACAAGACCAACCTGATGGTGTTCCTGCGGCCCTACATCATCCGAGATGGGGCGGCGGGTCGGGCGATCACCTTGAACCGCTACGACTTCATCCGACGCGCCCAGGGCAGCCTGACGCCGGAGCGCAACTGGGCCTTGCCGGACATGCAGGCACCGCAACTGCCGGCTGCCAGCGAAGCGATTCCCGGTTCACGGCCGGTGCCGCAGACCCCAAGAGCGCCGATTCGCGCAGTGCCGGTGTCGCTGAATGAGCCGCAGCGGCCATGA
- the gspM gene encoding type II secretion system protein GspM — translation MNNPWLMRYRTRWQALSARAQVYWRSLAPREKRLVGAMALGVSGLLIWLVLIQPPLKKLDYWAVETPRLRSQAQTLEGLLQGLARPATGDVAAGLRASLEASGLTGHYQLQGSGDGWLLTVEDAPADALVDWLLGNPRSFTLEVLEAHLQRAGVAEPDGSAGRLSGTVRMDQALGAKEAS, via the coding sequence ATGAATAACCCCTGGTTGATGCGCTACCGAACCCGCTGGCAAGCCCTGTCGGCTCGGGCGCAGGTGTATTGGCGCAGCCTGGCACCTCGGGAGAAACGTCTGGTCGGCGCCATGGCCCTCGGCGTTTCGGGGTTGCTGATCTGGCTGGTACTGATTCAGCCACCCTTGAAAAAACTCGATTACTGGGCGGTCGAAACACCCAGGCTCAGAAGCCAGGCCCAGACCTTGGAGGGCCTGTTGCAAGGTCTGGCCCGACCGGCCACCGGGGATGTCGCAGCGGGGTTGCGTGCCAGCCTCGAAGCCAGTGGCCTGACCGGGCATTACCAGTTGCAAGGCAGTGGCGACGGCTGGTTGCTGACCGTCGAGGACGCTCCGGCCGACGCACTGGTGGACTGGCTGCTGGGCAATCCCCGTTCATTCACCCTGGAAGTGCTCGAGGCCCACCTGCAGCGCGCGGGCGTGGCCGAACCCGATGGCTCGGCGGGCAGACTGTCCGGAACCGTTCGCATGGATCAGGCGCTTGGCGCTAAGGAAGCTTCATGA
- the gspL gene encoding type II secretion system protein GspL → MSRLRIALAPLAVQDLDSPLAFARLDRHGQLGETGRASLTQLGQANKGVAVECYLHPLDSLLASLELPALPPAKIRLAVECAAQALILGSRESMHIAHGPRDAQGRVPIAWLQREALERLGALLRQAGLALRGLYPAVYCLPVIASEPVVAVLDEHLLIRQGADLAEVHPDVDQALTQLRSRGEVLHWLGEPPTTNPLVQVVPADHRWTGKAPSWGLQDALRQPGAHAGHWGRAMACCALAVAVWTVGLNLHAARQAEQGQQLKTWMVQRVKQAFPALPVVLNPLQQARQQLARHQAGGVGDSEFSRLVRQAGLAMPFAVGGVQGLVFEKGELQLRLLPENRKPGSAGAWQTELAQAGVLATAAAEGWTLKAQIEPTPSAQEAENE, encoded by the coding sequence ATGAGCCGCTTGCGTATCGCCTTGGCGCCGTTGGCGGTGCAGGATCTCGACAGCCCGCTGGCGTTCGCTCGGCTCGACCGCCACGGGCAGCTCGGGGAAACCGGTCGGGCCAGCCTGACGCAACTGGGGCAGGCCAACAAGGGCGTGGCCGTGGAGTGTTACCTGCATCCGCTGGACAGTCTGCTGGCGAGCCTCGAACTGCCGGCGTTGCCGCCGGCGAAGATCCGCTTGGCGGTCGAGTGCGCGGCCCAGGCGCTGATTCTCGGTAGCCGCGAGTCGATGCACATCGCCCACGGTCCACGGGATGCCCAGGGCCGGGTGCCGATTGCCTGGCTGCAACGCGAGGCGCTGGAGCGTCTTGGCGCGTTGCTGCGCCAAGCCGGCCTGGCGCTGCGTGGCCTCTATCCGGCGGTGTACTGCCTGCCAGTGATTGCCAGCGAGCCGGTGGTGGCGGTGCTCGATGAGCATCTATTGATTCGCCAGGGGGCGGACCTGGCCGAGGTGCACCCGGATGTCGACCAGGCGCTGACGCAGTTGCGCAGCCGTGGCGAGGTGCTGCATTGGCTCGGCGAGCCGCCGACGACGAATCCGCTGGTCCAGGTTGTGCCCGCCGACCACCGCTGGACCGGCAAGGCGCCGAGCTGGGGCTTGCAGGACGCCTTGCGCCAGCCTGGCGCCCATGCCGGTCACTGGGGGCGGGCAATGGCCTGCTGTGCACTGGCCGTGGCGGTCTGGACCGTGGGCCTGAACCTCCATGCGGCGCGGCAAGCCGAGCAGGGGCAGCAGCTCAAGACGTGGATGGTACAGCGGGTCAAACAGGCTTTCCCGGCTCTGCCGGTGGTGCTCAACCCGTTGCAGCAGGCTCGTCAGCAACTGGCCCGGCACCAGGCCGGCGGTGTCGGCGACAGCGAGTTTTCCCGACTGGTGCGACAGGCCGGCCTGGCGATGCCGTTCGCGGTCGGCGGGGTGCAAGGCCTGGTGTTCGAAAAGGGTGAACTGCAACTGCGTCTGCTGCCCGAAAACCGCAAGCCAGGCAGCGCTGGCGCCTGGCAGACCGAACTGGCCCAGGCCGGTGTGCTGGCGACTGCGGCCGCCGAGGGCTGGACGCTCAAGGCCCAGATCGAGCCGACCCCATCGGCGCAGGAGGCGGAAAATGAATAA